From Vidua chalybeata isolate OUT-0048 chromosome 25, bVidCha1 merged haplotype, whole genome shotgun sequence, one genomic window encodes:
- the IL22RA1 gene encoding interleukin-22 receptor subunit alpha-1 → MKGFLIVLAGVSVVGIVATERSSCLKRAEFSSTNFENILTWETEADIPPGTVFDVQYKQYGEKSWLTKHECQSITQLFCNLSRETENFTEHFYGRVRARGCSSSWLRSERFEPRKETIIGAPQVEYIPYVRSIKFLIRPPLTPLRGEDEQQLTVEDIYSKFGAVDYHLTIFNQRTHQQWTKTEHNKEFVVSNLDPDTEYNGTVYICLLQRRSKPQVFWVKTLADKTWILYCLVALAFCAGLVFAATAYVIYKYIKQRSAQPRALDFRGIPSFQPLTLTVEHIIKPLSLSKPSPFIPEVQLAQMSQHLDWALEPPRPSCPYQQQVGVAALQLPPQPSQVEIPAPITAYTPQRAEQSIAAATGSSSLALTYGLCVEGTDGSSQPEQRLKEASPDRSEDGELRTHGLGKSCSHWGYKEQQPKVTLWKSRDRLESVVIQGSPGQTQLLLQSEGLEDPERVSQLSLSLLEQGGCYRQQAELPLLLPAGTAAPAYVAEEELLAPLSAAVLLSVRTGNDFPREKHGEQWVLPGPFPHPADRVQLPETAAMEMFPAAKELGCTELSVSPGSSPGRDRGTPLTMLFKDLDLKVQWDEEENTEFY, encoded by the exons ATGAAGGGATTTCTGATCGTCCTGGCTGGAGTTTCAGTGGTCG GCATTGTGGCTACAGAGAGATCATCATGTCTGAAACGTGCAGAGTTTTCTTCCACGAACTTTGAGAACATCCTGACGTGGGAAACAGAGGCAGATATTCCCCCTGGCACTGTGTTTGATGTCCAGTACAAACA GTATGGGGAGAAATCCTGGCTCACCAAGCATGAGTGCCAGAGCATCACCCAGCTCTTCTGCaacctcagcagggagacagagaacTTCACGGAGCATTTCTATGGGCGGGTGAGGGCGcggggctgctcctccagctggcTGCGCTCGGAGCGCTTCGAGCCCCGCAAGGAGA CCATTATAGGGGCCCCACAAGTGGAATACATTCCCTATGTCCGCTCCATAAAGTTCCTGATCCGgccccccctgacccccctgCGGGGTGAGGACGAGCAGCAGCTCACTGTGGAGGACATTTACAGCAAATTTGGGGCTGTGGATTATCACCTGACAATATTCAACCAGAGGACACACCAGCAG tGGACAAAGACTGAGCACAACAAAGAATTTGTAGTTTCCAACTTGGACCCAGACACTGAATACAACGGGACGGTTTATATCTGTCTGCTCCAGAGAAGGAGCAAACCTCAGGTGTTTTGGGTCAAAACACTGGCAG ACAAGACGTGGATTCTCTACTGTCTGGTGGCCCTGGCGTTCTGTGCCGGGTTGGTTTTTGCTGCCACTGCTTATGTGATCTACAAATACATCAAACAGCgcagtgcccagcccagggcctTG GACTTCAGAGGGATTCCATCGTTCCAGCCTCTCACACTGACAGTGGAGCACATCATAAAGCCCCTCAGCTTATCCAAACCTTCCCCTTTCATCCCTGAAGTGCAGCTGGCCCAGATGAGCCAGCATTTGGACTGGGCCCTGGAGCCACCACGGCCTTCCTGTCCCTACCAGCAGCAGGTGGGTGTTGCAGCATTGCAGCTGCCCCCTCAGCCCTCCCAGGTGGAAATCCCAGCTCCCATCACAGCTTACACTCCTcagagagctgagcagagcattgctgctgccacaggcagctccagcctggccctgacCTATGGGCTGTGCGTGGAGGGCACGGACGGGAGCTCACAGCCCGAACAAAGGCTGAAAGAAGCTTCTCCAGATCGTTCTGAGGATGGAGAGCTGCGAACCCATGGGCTGGGAAAGAGCTGCAGCCACTGGGGTTacaaagagcagcagccaaaggTGACCCTGTGGAAGAGCAGAGACAGACTGGAGTCAGTCGTGATCCAGGGGAGCCCTGGGCagacccagctgctgctgcagagtgaGGGGCTGGAAGATCCAGAGcgtgtgtcccagctgtccctgtctctgctgGAACAGGGAGGATGCTACAGAcaacaggcagagctgcccctgctgctgcctgcagggacagctgccccagcctatgttgcagaggaggagctgctggcacctcTGTCAGCAGCCGTGCTGCTCTCAGTCCGGACTGGGAACGACTTCCCCCGAGAGAAGCACGGGGAGCAGTGGGTGCTGCCAGGGCCATTCCCACATCCTGCAGACAGAGTGCAGCTCCCAGAGACTGCAGCCATGGAAATGTTCCCAGCAGCAAAGGAGCTGggctgcacagagctgagcgtgtccccaggcagcagcccaggcCGGGACAGGGGCACTCCTCTCACCATGCTCTTCAAAGATTTGGACTTGAAAGTGCAGTGGGATGAGGAAGAGAACACAGAATTTTATTAG